In one Trichosurus vulpecula isolate mTriVul1 chromosome 8, mTriVul1.pri, whole genome shotgun sequence genomic region, the following are encoded:
- the INA gene encoding alpha-internexin, with translation MSFSSDHYLCSSSYRKVFGDGSRLSSRLGGSGAGSFRSQSLTRCNVASSGACSASSSLGLGLSYRRTGPDSLDLSQAAARNNEYKIIRTNEKEQLQGLNDRFAVFIEKVHQLETQNRALEAELAALRQRHAEPSRVGELFQRELRELRTQLEEASSARTQALLERDGLAEEVQRLRARCEEESRGREGAERALKAQQRDVDGATLARLDLEKKVEALLDELAFLRQVHEEEVSELLATLQASSQASAEVDMTVAKPDLTSALREIRAQYESLAAKNLQSAEEWYKSKFANLNEQAARSTEAIRASREEIHEYRRQLQARTIEIEGLRGANESLERQILEMEERHSAEVAGFQDSIGQLENDLRNTKSEMARHLREYQDLLNVKMALDIEIAAYRKLLEGEETRFSTSGMTISGLNPPPNPGYLMSSRMFSSTSSKVSPPVLSKKEEKEEEASKVASKKASQIEESFAEIMEETIISTKKTEKSNLEEVTISNQKI, from the exons ATGAGCTTCAGCTCAGACCATTATCTTTGCTCCTCCTCCTATAGAAAGGTGTTTGGGGATGGCTCACGCCTTTCCTCGCGCTTGGGAGGCAGCGGTGCCGGGAGCTTCAGGTCACAGTCTCTGACCCGCTGCAATGTTGCCTCGTCGGGTGCCTGTTCCGCCTCCTCTtctctggggctggggctgagctATCGCCGGACTGGGCCCGACAGCCTGGACCTGAGCCAGGCAGCAGCCCGCAACAATGAGTACAAGATCATCCGCACCAACGAGAAAGAGCAGCTGCAGGGCCTCAACGACCGCTTTGCAGTGTTCATCGAAAAGGTGCACCAGCTGGAGACCCAGAACCGTGCACTTGAGGCTGAGCTGGCGGCGCTGCGGCAGCGCCACGCAGAGCCTTCGCGCGTTGGCGAGCTGTTCCAGCGCGAGCTACGGGAGCTCCGGACCCAGCTGGAGGAGGCTAGCTCCGCGCGGACACAGGCGCTGCTGGAGCGGGATGGGCTGGCCGAAGAGGTGCAGCGGTTGCGGGCGCGTTGCGAGGAGGAGAGCCGCGGGAGGGAGGGCGCAGAGCGCGCCCTGAAGGCGCAGCAGCGAGATGTGGATGGCGCCACCTTGGCACGGCTGGACCTGGAAAAGAAGGTGGAGGCGCTGTTAGATGAATTGGCCTTCCTACGGCAAGTGCACGAGGAGGAAGTGTCTGAGCTGTTGGCGACGCTGCAGGCATCGTCTCAGGCCTCGGCCGAAGTGGACATGACCGTGGCCAAGCCAGACCTGACCTCGGCGCTGAGGGAGATCCGTGCCCAGTATGAATCTCTGGCCGCCAAGAACCTGCAATCCGCTGAGGAGTGGTACAAATCTAAATTCGCCAACTTGAACGAGCAAGCGGCGCGCAGCACAGAAGCCATCCGAGCCAGCCGCGAGGAGATCCATGAGTACCGACGCCAGCTACAGGCACGCACCATCGAAATCGAAGGGCTCCGGGGCGCCAATGAGTCCCTGGAAAGGCAGATCCTGGAGATGGAGGAAAGGCACAGTGCTGAGGTGGCTGGCTTTCAG GACAGCATTGGACAACTAGAGAATGACCTGAGGAACACAAAGAGCGAGATGGCTCGCCACCTGCGGGAGTACCAGGATCTGCTCAATGTCAAAATGGCTCTGGACATTGAGATTGCAGCTTACAG GAAGCTGCTAGAAGGTGAAGAGACCCGATTCAGCACCAGTGGAATGACCATTTCAGGGCTGAATCCACCTCCTAATCCTGGTTATTTGATGTCATCCAGAATGTTTAGTTCAACTTCCTCAAAAGTGTCACCCCCTGTGTTgtctaagaaagaggaaaaggaggaggaagcttCTAAAGTGGCCTCCAAGAAAGCTTCTCAGATAGAGGAGAGCTTTGCAGAAATAATGGAGGAAACCATAATATCTACTAAGAAAACCGAAAAATCAAACCTAGAAGAAGTCACCATTTCAAACCAAAAAATATAg